The Gadus macrocephalus chromosome 9, ASM3116895v1 genomic interval CTGGAAGGCAACGTTTTACCTTGCTTGACCTTAGATACGTTATGGCTGTGCATTGCTTGGATTTGCTCTGTAAGAGTGGACTATTGACACCGTGTTTCCGACCTCACTGAACTGTTTGTACTTCACCCTGCAGGTGCCTTGGCCGCCAGATGTTACTCCCATGGGAAGGTGGAGACGGATGAGGAGTTCGATGCGCGCTGGGTTACCTACTTTAACAAGCCCGACATCGATGCATGGGAACTGAGGAAAGGTAAGTGCAGGAAAATGGCTGTGTACACAACCTATTTAGCCTTTTGAGAACAAAATGCTGCTCTGTCACTGCTTTAGTGGGGGTAATTGTCTAGGGGGCAATGATAAGGTAAAAGGGTGGATTGGCTTTGTTGTTACCGTAGCTGTTAATTCAGCCCATCGCCActcattttattcattaaatataGCATGGGAAATAGTCAATGTCTTAAACAAAAGCATCGGGGTCGAAGACTTGGCTTTGGCTTTCTGCTCCAACCATTTCACAACAGAAATGAGTTTGTCGTTTGCTACAAAACAGCGAAACAGGAGTAGGATGGTTTTTACTTCCTTATCTCAGCCACTTTCAAACCTCAGCTGAATGCAAGAGGCGCTATCAGATATGCCTGGCGAGCTGCCGAGGGTTCTGTTGAATGTGAGATCTTGTATGATCTTGTTTTGACCGCGGTGAGCACAAGAATAGCCAATAGAAGTGTTAAAGTGGGGCATTATCAACTTTGTTATGGTACAGTTTACCTCCAACACTTAATGTATCCTTCTTCATTCTTCATTTAGCATTTCTGCACGCCGGGAGTGATGGTTGTatcaaaatgtaaataaatgctGTTATTTTGTCGTTTGTGTTGTGCTCAAACTAAAGTTTTCTATCCTCGTCCTTCCTCAGGGATGAACACCTTGATCGGGTATGATCTTGTTCCTGAACCGAAGATCCTTGACGCGGCTCTGAGGGCCTGTCGCCGGCTGGACGACCTGGCCAGCGCTATTCGCATCTTGGAGGCTGTTAAGGTACTGTAAAGGAATTAAGGGTTGGGGGAGTTTGTTACATTTTGTTATTGATAATAGGGAAATGGACCTGTGATACATTTTGTTATTGATAATAGGGAAATGGACCTGTGATACATTTTGTTATTGATAATAGGGAAATGGACCTGTGATACATTTTGTTATTGATAATAGGGAAATGGACCTGTGATACATTTTGTTATTGATAATAGGGAAATGGACCTGTGATACATTTTGTTATTGATAATAGGGAAATGGACCTGTGATACATTTTGTTATTGATAATAGGGAAATGGACCCTTCATCTCTGTGATATTGGGTCAATATTGGTTGTTTTGGTGGATTCAAACTATGTTGATTTTCCCCCAGGACAAGTCTGGCCCCCACAAAGCGATCTACCCGTACCTCCTTCAAGAGCTGCAGCCAACTTTAACAGAGCTTGGAATTTCCACACCTGAAGAGCTTGGCATTGATAAATTATAAACCGGTATGTATTAAATCgtcaattgttttttttcttctcagctCTTTCACCCACCCAAACCTTGTTCCAACTCTCACTTTCTTCTACTTTGTTTCAGTTCTGACAAAGTGGATACCACCAAAACCTCTGTTTGGGACATCTTGTGTTTATCTTCGCCTTTTGGAATTGTGTGCTATTTAATTTGGCCTTTTATTAAGTTCTTATGCTTGTAATATATATTGATGAACCTAATAAAGGACTATTGAACTAATAGAAAGGTATTTTTGTTTCAAAAACATGTGTTTGGGTAACTTATGTAATTGACTACAATGGCATACTCCTGTTTGTCCACTAGAGAGCAGCATTTCCTGTGAATGTAAAAGCAAATCATTTTACTGTACGCTTCCTCAATCTGCATTTCAGGgaaaatgacgtcataataaactcgattcaataaaatgtgtttttagtttatttttgtaCGCTTGTTATTGAATGTTGCAAATGTTTGGATGAATTTTTTAATTATATCCTATAATCATACTGCTACTTTATATCCATGTTAGTAAATGGCCGATGTGTGCAATAACTTAACTACATTattgtgtaattttttttatgtagggtctagaaatacatttaaaaaatgttgaaTGAAGTGAATCTAAAATGTGAGACTAGCATTGGTCTATTCAAAACGAACAATTACTTGGCCTTTTGTGGTATTTTAAAAGTTATTCATTTAAGATCGGCATGGTATTATTTTCATAGTATCAAATAAGGGATTTTTCGTTTAAATGAGCACACCATACTTTCTCTGAAATATATTATGCTAAATGTAAAAGTTTTCTTTGGTGTTTAAGAAATATAATTGAATAGAGCTCTAATTTGGAATTTTTAAAGAGCCAAATTTAGTGGGACAGCgaattgtaggcctacttcttcTAAAATCGCTTTGCCACTACCACCCACGTAGATTGCGGTGACTTTTCAAAATCAGTGTAGAAGAGTGACAGCAAATCCAACTTGTGAAATGCAAGCGTGAAATTGTGATTGGAATGGCATTTCTAATTTTAGAAGAACATTAATGGTTCTGCGTCTCCTGTCTCCCCACTACTCCACATTAACAAAGATCAAACCAATCCATGCTTACATGTAGGTGGTCAACTCATGTTGTTTCCCCTCTACATACAGTATCGTGAAAAGAGATGCATAGGAAAGCGGTCTCCAGGCGCTTGGGGCGGGcctttcattcattcaaattGGGGGTGTAGACAATCACACAGACAATCAAAGATGTGAGTGTTTCCACGGGCGGTGACGAGCGAGAGAGGTAGACTCAGCGCTTACTATCCTTTGGCTCAATTTCACCGGTTTTCCCCCCCACCCTATACGTGGCTGTGCGCTTCACAACACATAGAATCGGTGGGATATGTATTGTTCTTGATATCAACCGTGGCTTGTTATTTGACTTGAGGAAAGAAGCGACAACTAAGAGAAGGCCCTCCGGTCATGATGGATTACTCCAAAGCGCAAATGGTGAGTTTCGACTAACCAGCGAGAGAGAAGTCTAGTCGAGTTCGTTACAGAAACAAAGCGAGCTAAGAACAAGTTATCAGGAAGATATAATGGTACTGATACATTTGGTCCTTTGTAAATATTTCGTTTTAACATTGATCAATTATCGAAGCCGCGTCGTGCGTAAATGGACGaactttaaaaaatgtatggcGACCTATAGGCTCTACTGTCCGCGGAAATGGCTTTTCTATACGTGTTGTTGCGGATTCGGTCCGTTGCCAATTCAATTAACGAAGGTTCTTGGTTTTATTATTCCTAATGTTGTAATACGTGTTCTGGTTGGGCTTACTTCATTTAGTTGTTTTTATATCTGTAACCCAGTTTCTAGCGAACACGTTGTAAACAATGTACTGAGTAGACCTGGTTTAACCATGTGACTTTTTAAAGCCATTTCTAAGCAGCCTATTGGTGGTTGaggggaaaaagaaaaaacaaggcCTATTTCTTTAAATCTTGCCCTTTGGCTTAATGGAAATGTTGAGAATTTATTGAAACGGATTATTTATGTAACATTTTGTATTCCAATTAAAATGTTCTTCCCCCACTGATCAGGAGGGTAGTTCTGCAGGAGCAGCGATCCACCAGGGGAACCCAGCCGGGGTGAAGCTGGAGGCAGTGATGGAACATCTCCAGAGGCAGCTGGAGGCCAAGTTGGACCACCCAGACAAGCAACTCCAGCAAGCGCAGCTCCTCTTCTCCAAACACTCCGCCGAGGCCCGGGCCTTCAGTTCCATCCCAGACTCCTCCTACTTCGGTCGAGGGGCCGCAGACGTCAAAGCCCACCGGGTCGGTGGCGGGCACCAAACGTACGGCGTGGACCCGGGGCTGCGGAAGGGGGACCTGGGCGAGAGCTACTATGACGACGGCGGGGACGAGGAGCGCAAACTGGACGAGAGCGAGGGCACAGACGAGATGGACGAagaggacgacgacgatgacgaagaagacgacgaggaggagggcgtGCCGGGGATGCAGATGAAGAAGCCGCGTCTCCACCAGGACTCCGCCGCCTACTACTCGGCCCTGTCCCTCGCCGCCTACTCGGCGTCGTcgctggccgccgccgccaagaGGCCGGCCTCCCCGCCGCCGCTGGCCGTgaaggaggagccagaggagaaggagctggCGAGCTCGGCCGAGCGACAGGGCTTCACGTCACCAGATGGCTTCGCCGACTGGAGCTTTGATGAATCATCCAAACAGGTAAGCTCCTCCCCAGTATCTGAGTGGCACTGCTGCCTGGCTTTTATGGCCCTAACCCTCTTTAGgtctgtaccccccccctcccccgccccccatcccccctatAGAACGTGGCTCTAGCCTCAGGACCCTAACGCGTCAATAGTCATCAAGTCATGacccaaaatgaaaaaaagaaatggtTCTGCCAATATGGTAGTAAGCCACCGTACCTAcccttttgataaaaacat includes:
- the LOC132464239 gene encoding cytochrome c oxidase subunit 5A, mitochondrial-like, whose product is MRIVHIPVVYVSSAQGRVFSPSTPQSSFHIMFRAAVRLSVSGIRSLTRPQPGCQGALAARCYSHGKVETDEEFDARWVTYFNKPDIDAWELRKGMNTLIGYDLVPEPKILDAALRACRRLDDLASAIRILEAVKDKSGPHKAIYPYLLQELQPTLTELGISTPEELGIDKL